In Motacilla alba alba isolate MOTALB_02 chromosome 17, Motacilla_alba_V1.0_pri, whole genome shotgun sequence, the DNA window ggtggcactgggagcactgaaTGCTCCAATGGCTTCACAATGTCACCCATGAGATTTGGActtttctgcctgcctgcctggaaGGCACCTGCCTCCTGTCCTCCTTGGTGGAGAGGGAACCTAAGGGACTAAATCCTAAGGGACTGACATTCCCAGACATGCACATGGCTGGGCAGGAGAAGGGTGGCTGCTTTATAACCTCTGCTACCAACCACATCTGCTGACTAAGAGACTTTATGGGACGCTCATGATTTTGCCTGCCTGATTCATGGGATATTCATGACCAGGAGGAAAAGGTCACAGTCAcatttccaaacacagaaaacctTTCCCTCAGTGACCCCTTCCTCAAGGGGTAGTCCACGTGCTTTCCACCTCTCATCCTCAGCAGGAGAGAGACAAACCTGCCTCCACATCCCCTTCCTGcatgttcctgctctctggTGACTCCTCTGACAAATTCCGATGGCAGTGGAATTTCATCAAGGCTGCACTGAACGTCCTCAGGGTGCAGATGACCTCCCTGGTGACAtctcacacacatacacacacactctcacTCACTCTCTCCCACTCCAGGGGGGCCCAGGAGAATCAGGATGAGGGGGTTTGGGTGGTCGGTCTCCCTGGCTGTTACCAGTACGGGGTGGTGGCCAGCAGGATCTGCAGGGCCATGGAGAAGCAGGGCAGCTGGGCCACGCTGTAGGCCACGGAGCGTGTGGgtgccctcagctgcagcaggtagGCAATGGTGTGGATGATCCGTCCCACGCAGAAGATGAGGAAGTGGATCCTGGCCACTGCGGGACTGGGATCCAGCAGGGAGTAGATGGCTCcgaggaagaggaagggaaagatgTTCTCCATGTCATTGCGGTGGGCCCTGAAAAGCGAGATAAGGTTGTTCCTTCCCACCAGAATTCCCTGTTTTGTCTCATTCCTTCTAGCCAGAGTACCATCCCTAGGTGCTGCTGGGCCTCTTCCCCATTGGATGGGGCAGACACAGCCCCCAAAAGTGTCAGTTCTCCCCTACACACAGAGGCAGGAGAATTTCGCACCCCGTGTCTCTCCCTTGGGATGCTGAGCTCCTGAAACTTTCTCTCCGTGACTGGGACGCCTTTGGCACAGCAGATGACAGCTTGAGGGTTGGAGCTTTCAAATAAACAGAGCAAAACACACACCCTGTGAAGCTGCAAAAAGCTCAAACTGGTGTGGTGCCAGCACGGCATGGCCCCAGATGTGGCCACGCTGCACAACAAAAGGCAGTTCCAGACCACAGCTTCTCCAGTGGAGAAACTCACAGGATGAGAGGGGTTGTGGTTTCACCTCTCTCCATAAATGCATCCAAAGGGGATTGAGGAGGAGTGGCCCAACAACCCCCACACTGTGGCTGGAGGGGATGCTGTGGCCATGTGGTGACACATCAGCACTGATGGAGCCAagccctgtgctccagctgaacaCGCACCTGCCTGGGTGTCACAGCACCACTGCCACCACCCACAGAAACAGGATCTGGTCAGGCCACGAGTGTGGGCTGTGCCCCTCCTCGCCCAGGCACCATCCTCTGAACAAACCCCAAGGTCTTGGGGgttcagcagggctggaaggacaaatggaagaagaagaaagagaaaggagagagcTGTGAGGCAGCCAGGGCCTCTTTCAGAGGCATGGGGTAAAcgtcctgccctgctctgtccctgccctgcacagacccctggctctgctctcctccaggTGCAGCCTGAGATGAGAAGCTGACATTGCCCTTGCTCTGAGGAAACACCTCGGATTGAATGTGTCTTCTCCAGGGTTGCAAATGCATCAGCAAGGATGGAATCTGAGAGCTTCAGCTGCCCAAGTCAgatcccaggctgccccaggtttttgctgcagctccagttatttatttttatggaagtTTGTTTATCCTGAATAATCAAAAGAAGATTATGATTATTATTTCtgctattattttatttttgctaggAAGGAAACGGCTCattctccatcctcctcctccccttggCTGCCCAGCAATTAGGTGGCACTGGatgttttctaaaacaaatgCTGGAGGCACTGGGACATGAGCAGTGAGGTCCCcatgcacagcccagggctcaAGGACAGCAGGGCACAAATCCAGTCCCTTTCCTGCACATCATCAGCATCCAGCCCAGCACTTGGGGCACCTCCTTCGGTAAGGGGGACAGCAAATCAGGCCCAGGGCTGAATAACCCCGTGTTTTACCTCTGAGAAACTGTGATTCTCACAGAAGAGGAGTAACATTCAGAGTTTGCCCAATTAGAGGCAAAAGTTATTGTAATCCTGTTCAGCCttttcccaaatccccaaaaagAGGCAGCTGCctaccagcagcactgggaccAGTCACTCTGTTGCCTGTCCAAGCTGTGCAGGGATCGGGGTCCTGTCAGGGCAGGACACAAGGAGCCTTTGAGTGTGGGTATGGGATGAGACATGGGGAATCTGTGGGACTTTGAGCACCTAAAAAAGAGCTAGTCAGAGCTGGATGTTGAATGCAAACCCAGATCCTTCTCTtgcccctgctccagtgcaCACCATGCTAAAGATTAAACTGCTCTCATGAGCAGGGTCCCACAGCAGAGCTCGAGGCAGTCTGACCCTCTAGAATACTACGTGATTAGCGAGTCCTTTAGCTTCCTGCTACTTGCTTGCCAGCAGCAGGTGCAGAGGAatggtggcactgggaatggtGGCACCAGAGGGAATGGTGGCACCGGGAATGCTGGCACCAGAGGGaaggctgtccctgctcacctgcGGCACCGCTCCACGTCAGGGTCCTCGCGGCAGAACTGCAGCCCCCCATTGCGCAGGGCATCCTCTGGGTTTGCAAATGCCTGGAAGAGACAGTCCCCACCTGCTTACAGCCTTCAGGAACCTCACAGGTAGAAGCTCTGCCCCTGATCTTGAAGTCCTGTGGGGATTTTACCTGCCCAAATTTGTTACCACTCTTCATAAAAATGAGGGTCACTGCACTTCCATGCACActgtcctgcagctccccaggagtTTTCCATGTCTTCCAAAAAAcccagtgctgcctgctgaGCAGGTCCCAAATGAGGGTTTCAAGGGAGCTCCCACCTCACCCCAGTCCTCTTCTTCCCATGAAACCCATTTAGAGGAGACTTTCCAGCCAGCGAGATCGCTGGAAAGGCAGAGAGCTTGCAGACACAATGCAGCCTCCAAAAGATAACCAGGACTGACAGATTGCAGAATATTCCCTGGCTGGCTTTTTGGCAGTGGCACTGTGTGGCTTTCCCACAGAGAAATGGGATCCTACACTAAtaaagttaaaaatgaaaattatttgtgtgAGCTCCTCACCTATGCTCAGAAGCTGCTCCTCAAGGACCTGGCTACATCTGACAGCTTCATTTTGCAGCTTGGAAAGGGCCCTGGTGCTTTCTTTAATTATGTTACAAGCCCAAactgtcccagggctggagcatcaTTTAAAATCACAAGGGGAGAAGATAATTCATCAGTTACAATGATGCCACAGCACAGGGTATTTGTATTCtatctgagaccagaaatgtctccctccctctccaccGACACAGTCAGAAACTCAAATActtcaaaacagattttacaGAAAGATGGATTTTATCAGGAGTTGGGGTGAGGGTAGTAAAAGTCCAGTTGGCCCCAACTCCTGACAGCAGCTTGTCCTCCCTGACCAAGAATCATCTCCTCCAGCTATTGTTTTATTGCCCACGActttcagctctcctggagcatTCCCACAGCCAGCCACAGCCTCCAAAAGCTCAAAAGCTTTCTGCTACATCGCAAGAAAAAAAGACCATTGCAATGAtttcttctgaaacatttttttcccttctcgTTTTTTTCCCAGACCCTGTAAGTTAACTGTAAACAGACTCTTTCTGGAAGCATCTCACCTGCTTGGCATTTTAGATCTGATTATTATTTAGATTAGGTTTCCAAAATTATAAACATCAAGCTACAGATGgtagaaacaaacagaaagggTCAAAGAGAA includes these proteins:
- the PTGES gene encoding prostaglandin E synthase, which codes for MLENKVFLSFTFYSTILILKMYVVAIITGQVRLRKKAFANPEDALRNGGLQFCREDPDVERCRRAHRNDMENIFPFLFLGAIYSLLDPSPAVARIHFLIFCVGRIIHTIAYLLQLRAPTRSVAYSVAQLPCFSMALQILLATTPYW